In Heterodontus francisci isolate sHetFra1 chromosome 40, sHetFra1.hap1, whole genome shotgun sequence, one DNA window encodes the following:
- the LOC137353043 gene encoding TNF receptor-associated factor 3-like isoform X3: MLKEERGWKVLMATGSGSDKSKSCLYQSSKESPSGSSCRPLVPGVEPLEGGYTEEFVRPVDDKYRCEQCRQVLCNAKQTECGHRFCESCLNKLLRIPGQVCPADREPLADTEVFNDNCCRKEVLKLIVHCRNKNVGCKQQIALGMLEGHLKACPFQQVQCPRASCSELVLQRDLSDHLMHKCKHRETKCKYCQKETTLAELKLKSHMSECPKAEGCCKFSSYGCTFKGLSQRTKEHEIQSVDQHLLLVLLKNKALEEKVSELESEMKEKTTILQKLASQIPKMETEMSLTSQSVNRSDIKLNQSQKTLAIHTDKLHQVECELLQRRKLEEDLKQDILSIQYSTGNLSSRMSLLENGQSTPGFYRGNNGPALVKHQVAQHDEMLSVHEVRLAEIDLRFQLLETASYNGRLIWKIRNYAQRKREAVSGKTLSLYSQPFYTSSFGYKMCARVYLNGDGMGKGTHLSLFFVVMRGEYDSLLPWPFKQKVTLTLLGQGPSKMHVSDTFKPDSNSTSFRRPQTEMNVASGCPLFVTQTVLENETHHYIKDDTIFIKIMVDISDSLEP, encoded by the exons CGTGGCTGGAAAGTGTTAATGGCGACAGGAAGTGGTTCAGACAAGTCAAAATCATGCTTATACCAGTCTTCGAAAGAGTCTCCCTCTGGCAGTTCCTGTAGGCCCCTCGTCCCGGGTGTCGAGCCTTTGGAAGGGGGCTACACTGAAGAGTTTGTTCGGCCAGTCGATGACAAGTACAGGTGCGAGCAGTGTCGCCAGGTGCTGTGCAATGCCAAGCAAACGGAGTGCGGGCACCGTTTCTGCGAGAGCTGCCTCAACAAGCTTCTCAG GATCCCTGGTCAGGTCTGCCCAGCTGATCGGGAGCCCTTGGCTGACACTGAG GTATTTAATGACAACTGTTGCCGGAAGGAAGTATTGAAGCTGATAGTTCACTGCAGAAACAAAAATGTGGGCTGCAAGCAACAAATCGCATTAGGAATGCTGGAG GGCCATTTGAAAGCTTGTCCCTTTCAGCAAGTCCAGTGCCCACGTGCAAGTTGTTCCGAGCTTGTtctgcagcgagacctgagtgacCATTTAATGCACAAGTGTAAACACCGAGAAACGAAATGTAAATATTGCCAAAAAGAGACAACTTTAGCTGAACTAAAG CTTAAAAGTCACATGTCAGAGTGTCCCAAGGCCGAAGGATGTTGCAAATTTAGCAGCTACGGATGCACGTTTAAG GGACTAAGTCAACGGACCAAGGAACACGAAATCCAGTCGGTGGATCAACACTTGTTGCTGGTGTTGTTAAAAAACAAGGCACTGGAGGAAAAG GTCTCAGAACTTGAGAGTGAGATGAAGGAGAAGACTACTATCTTACAGAAGTTGGCCAGTCAAATTCCAAAAATGGAGACGGAAATGTCTTTAACAAGCCAATCAGTAAACAGAAGTGATATAAAATTGAACCAATCACAG AAAACGTTGGCTATTCACACCGATAAGCTGCATCAGGTTGAATGTGAGCTATTGCAGAGACGCAAGTTAGAGGAAGATTTAAAACAAGACATCCTGTCCATACAATATAGCACAGGAAACCTGTCCAGCAGGATGTCACTTCTAGAAAATGGCCAAAGCACGCCAGGCTTCTATAGGGGCAACAATGGCCCAG CGTTGGTCAAGCATCAAGTCGCCCAACACGACGAGATGCTGAGCGTCCACGAGGTGAGGCTGGCTGAGATTGACCTGCGCTTCCAGCTGCTGGAAACGGCAAGCTACAATGGGAGACTGATCTGGAAAATCCGGAACTACGCACAGCGGAAACGGGAAGCAGTCTCCGGCAAGACACTCTCACTCTACAGCCAGCCATTCTACACCAGCTCCTTCGGGTACAAGATGTGCGCCCGCGTGTACCTCAACGGGGACGGGATGGGCAAGGGGACGCACCTGTCGCTGTTCTTCGTAGTGATGCGAGGCGAGTACGACTCTCTACTGCCCTGGCCTTTCAAGCAGAAAGTGACGCTCACCTTACTGGGCCAGGGACCATCCAAGATGCACGTGTCAGACACCTTCAAACCAGACTCCAACAGTACCAGCTTCAGGAGACCACAGACAGAAATGAACGTGGCGTCTGGCTGCCCTCTCTTTGTGACTCAGACAGTGCTGGAGAACGAAACCCACCATTACATAAAGGACGACACGATTTTCATCAAGATAATGGTAGATATCTCGGACTCCTTGGAGCCTTGA
- the LOC137353043 gene encoding TNF receptor-associated factor 3-like isoform X2, whose translation MATGSGSDKSKSCLYQSSKESPSGSSCRPLVPGVEPLEGGYTEEFVRPVDDKYRCEQCRQVLCNAKQTECGHRFCESCLNKLLRIPGQVCPADREPLADTEVFNDNCCRKEVLKLIVHCRNKNVGCKQQIALGMLEGHLKACPFQQVQCPRASCSELVLQRDLSDHLMHKCKHRETKCKYCQKETTLAELKTHEDFECPSALMPCPKTCGAHVHRAQLKSHMSECPKAEGCCKFSSYGCTFKGLSQRTKEHEIQSVDQHLLLVLLKNKALEEKVSELESEMKEKTTILQKLASQIPKMETEMSLTSQSVNRSDIKLNQSQKTLAIHTDKLHQVECELLQRRKLEEDLKQDILSIQYSTGNLSSRMSLLENGQSTPGFYRGNNGPALVKHQVAQHDEMLSVHEVRLAEIDLRFQLLETASYNGRLIWKIRNYAQRKREAVSGKTLSLYSQPFYTSSFGYKMCARVYLNGDGMGKGTHLSLFFVVMRGEYDSLLPWPFKQKVTLTLLGQGPSKMHVSDTFKPDSNSTSFRRPQTEMNVASGCPLFVTQTVLENETHHYIKDDTIFIKIMVDISDSLEP comes from the exons ATGGCGACAGGAAGTGGTTCAGACAAGTCAAAATCATGCTTATACCAGTCTTCGAAAGAGTCTCCCTCTGGCAGTTCCTGTAGGCCCCTCGTCCCGGGTGTCGAGCCTTTGGAAGGGGGCTACACTGAAGAGTTTGTTCGGCCAGTCGATGACAAGTACAGGTGCGAGCAGTGTCGCCAGGTGCTGTGCAATGCCAAGCAAACGGAGTGCGGGCACCGTTTCTGCGAGAGCTGCCTCAACAAGCTTCTCAG GATCCCTGGTCAGGTCTGCCCAGCTGATCGGGAGCCCTTGGCTGACACTGAG GTATTTAATGACAACTGTTGCCGGAAGGAAGTATTGAAGCTGATAGTTCACTGCAGAAACAAAAATGTGGGCTGCAAGCAACAAATCGCATTAGGAATGCTGGAG GGCCATTTGAAAGCTTGTCCCTTTCAGCAAGTCCAGTGCCCACGTGCAAGTTGTTCCGAGCTTGTtctgcagcgagacctgagtgacCATTTAATGCACAAGTGTAAACACCGAGAAACGAAATGTAAATATTGCCAAAAAGAGACAACTTTAGCTGAACTAAAG ACACATGAAGACTTTGAATGTCCATCTGCTCTGATGCCATGTCCAAAAACCTGTGGGGCACATGTTCACAGAGCTCAG CTTAAAAGTCACATGTCAGAGTGTCCCAAGGCCGAAGGATGTTGCAAATTTAGCAGCTACGGATGCACGTTTAAG GGACTAAGTCAACGGACCAAGGAACACGAAATCCAGTCGGTGGATCAACACTTGTTGCTGGTGTTGTTAAAAAACAAGGCACTGGAGGAAAAG GTCTCAGAACTTGAGAGTGAGATGAAGGAGAAGACTACTATCTTACAGAAGTTGGCCAGTCAAATTCCAAAAATGGAGACGGAAATGTCTTTAACAAGCCAATCAGTAAACAGAAGTGATATAAAATTGAACCAATCACAG AAAACGTTGGCTATTCACACCGATAAGCTGCATCAGGTTGAATGTGAGCTATTGCAGAGACGCAAGTTAGAGGAAGATTTAAAACAAGACATCCTGTCCATACAATATAGCACAGGAAACCTGTCCAGCAGGATGTCACTTCTAGAAAATGGCCAAAGCACGCCAGGCTTCTATAGGGGCAACAATGGCCCAG CGTTGGTCAAGCATCAAGTCGCCCAACACGACGAGATGCTGAGCGTCCACGAGGTGAGGCTGGCTGAGATTGACCTGCGCTTCCAGCTGCTGGAAACGGCAAGCTACAATGGGAGACTGATCTGGAAAATCCGGAACTACGCACAGCGGAAACGGGAAGCAGTCTCCGGCAAGACACTCTCACTCTACAGCCAGCCATTCTACACCAGCTCCTTCGGGTACAAGATGTGCGCCCGCGTGTACCTCAACGGGGACGGGATGGGCAAGGGGACGCACCTGTCGCTGTTCTTCGTAGTGATGCGAGGCGAGTACGACTCTCTACTGCCCTGGCCTTTCAAGCAGAAAGTGACGCTCACCTTACTGGGCCAGGGACCATCCAAGATGCACGTGTCAGACACCTTCAAACCAGACTCCAACAGTACCAGCTTCAGGAGACCACAGACAGAAATGAACGTGGCGTCTGGCTGCCCTCTCTTTGTGACTCAGACAGTGCTGGAGAACGAAACCCACCATTACATAAAGGACGACACGATTTTCATCAAGATAATGGTAGATATCTCGGACTCCTTGGAGCCTTGA
- the LOC137353043 gene encoding TNF receptor-associated factor 3-like isoform X1 yields the protein MLKEERGWKVLMATGSGSDKSKSCLYQSSKESPSGSSCRPLVPGVEPLEGGYTEEFVRPVDDKYRCEQCRQVLCNAKQTECGHRFCESCLNKLLRIPGQVCPADREPLADTEVFNDNCCRKEVLKLIVHCRNKNVGCKQQIALGMLEGHLKACPFQQVQCPRASCSELVLQRDLSDHLMHKCKHRETKCKYCQKETTLAELKTHEDFECPSALMPCPKTCGAHVHRAQLKSHMSECPKAEGCCKFSSYGCTFKGLSQRTKEHEIQSVDQHLLLVLLKNKALEEKVSELESEMKEKTTILQKLASQIPKMETEMSLTSQSVNRSDIKLNQSQKTLAIHTDKLHQVECELLQRRKLEEDLKQDILSIQYSTGNLSSRMSLLENGQSTPGFYRGNNGPALVKHQVAQHDEMLSVHEVRLAEIDLRFQLLETASYNGRLIWKIRNYAQRKREAVSGKTLSLYSQPFYTSSFGYKMCARVYLNGDGMGKGTHLSLFFVVMRGEYDSLLPWPFKQKVTLTLLGQGPSKMHVSDTFKPDSNSTSFRRPQTEMNVASGCPLFVTQTVLENETHHYIKDDTIFIKIMVDISDSLEP from the exons CGTGGCTGGAAAGTGTTAATGGCGACAGGAAGTGGTTCAGACAAGTCAAAATCATGCTTATACCAGTCTTCGAAAGAGTCTCCCTCTGGCAGTTCCTGTAGGCCCCTCGTCCCGGGTGTCGAGCCTTTGGAAGGGGGCTACACTGAAGAGTTTGTTCGGCCAGTCGATGACAAGTACAGGTGCGAGCAGTGTCGCCAGGTGCTGTGCAATGCCAAGCAAACGGAGTGCGGGCACCGTTTCTGCGAGAGCTGCCTCAACAAGCTTCTCAG GATCCCTGGTCAGGTCTGCCCAGCTGATCGGGAGCCCTTGGCTGACACTGAG GTATTTAATGACAACTGTTGCCGGAAGGAAGTATTGAAGCTGATAGTTCACTGCAGAAACAAAAATGTGGGCTGCAAGCAACAAATCGCATTAGGAATGCTGGAG GGCCATTTGAAAGCTTGTCCCTTTCAGCAAGTCCAGTGCCCACGTGCAAGTTGTTCCGAGCTTGTtctgcagcgagacctgagtgacCATTTAATGCACAAGTGTAAACACCGAGAAACGAAATGTAAATATTGCCAAAAAGAGACAACTTTAGCTGAACTAAAG ACACATGAAGACTTTGAATGTCCATCTGCTCTGATGCCATGTCCAAAAACCTGTGGGGCACATGTTCACAGAGCTCAG CTTAAAAGTCACATGTCAGAGTGTCCCAAGGCCGAAGGATGTTGCAAATTTAGCAGCTACGGATGCACGTTTAAG GGACTAAGTCAACGGACCAAGGAACACGAAATCCAGTCGGTGGATCAACACTTGTTGCTGGTGTTGTTAAAAAACAAGGCACTGGAGGAAAAG GTCTCAGAACTTGAGAGTGAGATGAAGGAGAAGACTACTATCTTACAGAAGTTGGCCAGTCAAATTCCAAAAATGGAGACGGAAATGTCTTTAACAAGCCAATCAGTAAACAGAAGTGATATAAAATTGAACCAATCACAG AAAACGTTGGCTATTCACACCGATAAGCTGCATCAGGTTGAATGTGAGCTATTGCAGAGACGCAAGTTAGAGGAAGATTTAAAACAAGACATCCTGTCCATACAATATAGCACAGGAAACCTGTCCAGCAGGATGTCACTTCTAGAAAATGGCCAAAGCACGCCAGGCTTCTATAGGGGCAACAATGGCCCAG CGTTGGTCAAGCATCAAGTCGCCCAACACGACGAGATGCTGAGCGTCCACGAGGTGAGGCTGGCTGAGATTGACCTGCGCTTCCAGCTGCTGGAAACGGCAAGCTACAATGGGAGACTGATCTGGAAAATCCGGAACTACGCACAGCGGAAACGGGAAGCAGTCTCCGGCAAGACACTCTCACTCTACAGCCAGCCATTCTACACCAGCTCCTTCGGGTACAAGATGTGCGCCCGCGTGTACCTCAACGGGGACGGGATGGGCAAGGGGACGCACCTGTCGCTGTTCTTCGTAGTGATGCGAGGCGAGTACGACTCTCTACTGCCCTGGCCTTTCAAGCAGAAAGTGACGCTCACCTTACTGGGCCAGGGACCATCCAAGATGCACGTGTCAGACACCTTCAAACCAGACTCCAACAGTACCAGCTTCAGGAGACCACAGACAGAAATGAACGTGGCGTCTGGCTGCCCTCTCTTTGTGACTCAGACAGTGCTGGAGAACGAAACCCACCATTACATAAAGGACGACACGATTTTCATCAAGATAATGGTAGATATCTCGGACTCCTTGGAGCCTTGA